In Amphiura filiformis chromosome 2, Afil_fr2py, whole genome shotgun sequence, one DNA window encodes the following:
- the LOC140144379 gene encoding carbonic anhydrase-like — MVNILLRHYLMFGLLFAASHAADWTHHGSHGASSWPDLFPEHCDGVKQSPINIIPKTAEYSTSGPIEFHGYRKQDIPNPSQMDFINNGHTVQVDITGDFYIRGGPLEATYQAAQFHFHWGSIDSQGSEHTLNGKPYPAEMHIVHWDRDNYQSIGEAVGNKNGLAVLGVFLKVGQPNHAFDELVKVMDKVKFKDDKYTFPTVFPIAGLMPHKEDLKNYFYYEGSLTTPKCNEVVQWIVYETPIEVSVEQLQALRSVYENKNQGGSTNTHLSDNFRPTQPLNQRKVYVAGAIHWPEMFPDSCAGSKQSPINIIPTTAEYSTYGPIEFHGYRKEDMPNPSQMVFVNNGYTVQVNIAGDVYIRGGPLNATYKAAQFNFHWGSIDSQGSEHTLNGKPYPAEVCICLVFILVGSAEGGESMECMWNRGEFLYVQAGRSYREVWDETPTYLDLSGKRVCMWIGVTSRNYEIFINGHTSVVVGQDVDSAIN; from the exons ATGGTTAACATCTTGTTACGACACTACTTGATGTTTGGTCTTCTGTTTGCCG CATCACATGCGGCAGATTGGACCCACCACGGATCTCATG GAGCCTCCAGCTGGCCTGATTTGTTCCCGGAGCATTGTGATGGTGTGAAACAATCACCAATAAACATCATACCAAAAACTGCAGAATACAGCACCTCTGGACCTATAGAGTTTCATGGCTACAGAAAACAAGATATACCCAATCCTTCACAGATGGATTTTATAAACAATGGGCATACTG TTCAAGTAGACATTACTGGAGATTTCTACATTCGAGGTGGTCCTCTAGAGGCGACCTATCAGGCAGCGCAATTTCACTTCCACTGGGGAAGCATCGACTCTCAAGGCTCGGAACATACACTGAATGGAAAGCCATATCCTGCTGAG aTGCACATCGTCCATTGGGACCGAGACAATTACCAGTCGATAGGAGAAGCAGTTGGGAATAAGAATGGTCTGGCAGTACTGGGAGTGTTCCTTAAA GTCGGCCAACCAAATCATGCATTTGATGAACTTGTAAAAGTCATGGACAAAGTTAAGTTCAAAG ACGATAAGTACACGTTCCCTACGGTGTTTCCCATTGCTGGTCTGATGCCTCACAAGGAAGATCTGAAGAACTACTTCTACTATGAAGGTTCTTTAACGACGCCAAAATGTAACGAAGTTGTCCAATGGATTGTGTACGAGACACCAATAGAAGTATCAGTGGAACAG TTGCAAGCTCTTCGTTCCGTGTATGAAAACAAGAACCAAGGTGGATCGACGAATACGCATCTTTCTGACAACTTCCGGCCAACGCAACCTTTGAACCAGAGGAAGGTTTACGTCGCTG GGGCCATCCACTGGCCTGAAATGTTCCCGGACTCTTGTGCTGGTTCGAAACAATCACCAATAAACATCATACCAACAACTGCAGAATATAGCACCTATGGACCTATAGAGTTTCATGGCTACAgaaaagaagatatgcccaatcCTTCACAGATGGTTTTTGTAAACAATGGATATACTG TTCAAGTAAACATTGCTGGAGATGTCTACATTCGAGGTGGTCCTCTAAATGCGACCTATAAGGCTGCGCAATTTAACTTCCACTGGGGGAGCATCGACTCTCAAGGTTCGGAACATACACTGAATGGAAAGCCATATCCTGCTGAGGTTTGTATATGTCTGGTTTTTATCTTGGTTGGGTCAGCTGAGGGAGGGGAGAGCATGGAGTGTATGTGGAATAGGGGTGAGTTTCTGTACGTACAGGCAGGCCGTAGCTATAGAGAGGTATGGGATGAGACACCCACATACCTAGATCTATCGGGGAAAAGAGTTTGTATGTGGATAGGAGTGACTTCACGCAATTACGAAATCTTTATAAATGGTCACACATCAGTTGTTGTAGGACaggatgttgattcagctataaactaa